The Bacillus zhangzhouensis region TACATGCATTTCTCCTCCTTTGTCATGTGCCTAACATCAGCATATTCATCAGGAGTCAAAATGTTTGGGCAAACCTGAAACTAGGCTTGCTCCTTTTTCCCATGAGAGCCTGCATACTTCCCTGCCCACCGAGATACCTCATGAAACACATCATGTAGCGCATTCCCTTTTTCAGTTAAACTGTACATGACTTTGACAGGTGTCTTAGGAAGGACAGTCCGCTCTATAATCCCGTCTTGCTCGAGCTCTTTTAAACGCTCTGCGAGCATTTTTTGACT contains the following coding sequences:
- a CDS encoding winged helix-turn-helix transcriptional regulator: MEFQLCPHIQQAFLLLGKRWNGLIIHVLLDGPKRFKDLTDTIPSISQKMLAERLKELEQDGIIERTVLPKTPVKVMYSLTEKGNALHDVFHEVSRWAGKYAGSHGKKEQA